The Nitrospira sp. genome contains a region encoding:
- a CDS encoding division/cell wall cluster transcriptional repressor MraZ — protein sequence MFAGEYLCKVDDKGRFLIPSPLRERLEAEGNQVMFVKNTEQTLWMYSAKEWEKVLERTRITLDEDQSRLFMHHVMSQAGTSDIDKAGRVLIPSRLRKLVPMDEDQEIFLVGMYHRLEVWGPSEWRRYLTRTEDRYEQDMAKIQNLL from the coding sequence ATGTTTGCCGGCGAATACCTCTGCAAAGTCGACGACAAGGGACGCTTCCTGATCCCCTCCCCCCTTCGAGAACGGCTCGAGGCCGAGGGCAATCAGGTCATGTTCGTGAAGAATACCGAGCAGACACTCTGGATGTACTCAGCCAAGGAATGGGAAAAGGTCCTGGAACGGACCAGAATTACCCTGGACGAGGACCAGAGCCGCCTGTTCATGCATCATGTGATGTCGCAAGCCGGCACCTCGGATATCGACAAGGCCGGCCGTGTGCTGATCCCGAGCCGTCTTCGCAAGCTCGTCCCCATGGATGAAGATCAGGAAATCTTCCTCGTGGGCATGTACCACCGTCTGGAAGTCTGGGGTCCGTCGGAATGGCGACGGTATCTCACCAGAACGGAAGACCGGTACGAGCAGGATATGGCGAAGATCCAAAATCTTCTCTAG
- a CDS encoding zinc ribbon domain-containing protein codes for MPIYEYRCRQCGKRTTRLILSISAAPQQTCGHCQSPDLERLLSRFASPKSDEARLEALSDPSNLSGFDENDPQSMARLMKKMGQEMGEDLGDDVEAVMEGGGAAPPGMDQTDCE; via the coding sequence ATGCCGATCTACGAATATCGCTGTCGCCAATGTGGGAAACGAACCACCCGCCTGATCCTCAGCATCAGCGCTGCGCCGCAACAGACATGCGGCCACTGTCAGAGCCCGGATCTGGAGCGACTGCTCTCCAGGTTTGCCTCTCCCAAATCGGACGAAGCACGCCTGGAAGCCCTGTCCGATCCAAGCAATCTGAGCGGATTTGACGAAAACGACCCGCAGAGTATGGCCCGGCTCATGAAAAAAATGGGGCAGGAAATGGGAGAAGACCTCGGCGATGACGTCGAAGCGGTGATGGAAGGAGGAGGCGCTGCTCCACCCGGAATGGACCAGACCGACTGCGAGTGA
- a CDS encoding ComF family protein: MTSHALLAGIIRQATRLLLPSDCTTCEQPLTDDPTPFFCRRCWGLIRPLQGPACPRCHRPFASPYATAHSPTHECHDCRTRAPHYSQVWAAYAYCSPLQNAIALFKYHGKVVLADALGALLAQALPANLDADLLMPIPLHPNRLRQREFNQSLLLADRIGPVLKRPVSYRNLVRIVDTDPQTTLPRSARLQNLHRAFALRAPGEVTGKRILLIDDVFTTGTTANECAKILLNAGAEDVAVLTLARSVEAGMVPDTWLPPSAFDQLHALKV, translated from the coding sequence ATGACCTCACACGCACTGCTCGCAGGCATCATCAGGCAGGCCACACGACTCCTGCTCCCGTCGGACTGCACCACGTGCGAACAACCTCTCACGGACGATCCCACACCGTTTTTCTGCCGCCGATGCTGGGGGCTGATTCGACCGTTGCAGGGGCCGGCCTGCCCGCGATGCCACCGCCCCTTCGCGTCTCCATACGCTACAGCCCATAGCCCGACTCACGAATGCCATGACTGCCGTACCCGTGCACCGCACTATTCGCAGGTGTGGGCAGCCTATGCTTACTGCTCTCCGCTCCAGAACGCCATTGCCCTCTTCAAATATCACGGGAAGGTAGTGCTGGCGGATGCGCTAGGTGCGTTGCTCGCCCAGGCTCTTCCCGCAAACCTGGATGCGGATCTCCTCATGCCGATCCCGCTCCACCCCAACCGCCTTCGACAGCGAGAATTCAATCAATCCCTCTTGCTCGCCGACCGCATCGGACCTGTATTGAAGAGACCCGTATCCTATCGAAACCTGGTTCGCATCGTCGATACCGACCCCCAGACCACGCTCCCCCGCTCCGCACGCCTGCAGAACCTTCACCGGGCGTTCGCCCTGCGCGCCCCAGGGGAGGTGACCGGCAAGCGCATCCTCCTCATCGACGATGTCTTCACCACCGGCACCACCGCCAACGAATGCGCCAAAATCCTGCTCAACGCCGGCGCCGAAGACGTCGCCGTGCTCACGCTCGCGCGTTCCGTGGAGGCCGGCATGGTGCCTGATACCTGGCTCCCTCCATCAGCCTTCGATCAACTGCACGCCCTGAAGGTGTAG
- a CDS encoding ABC transporter ATP-binding protein, translating to MLVRVQNLSKEYRRGQTLVSALQDVTLDVKAGEFCAFVGPSGCGKSTLLNLIGGLDQPTSGTIAIENRLVTHASATEWTRLRRELIGIVFQAFHLIPGLTVAENVALPLLLRGERGAAVAQRVNEVLEAVRMDRRRSHRPGELSGGEQQRVAIARAIVHRPRLVLADEPTGNLDSKQGADIVSLFRTLPQRFGHSVLLVTHSDSAAGAADYVWHMRDGRLVNCVRQ from the coding sequence ATGCTGGTACGGGTACAGAATCTTTCGAAAGAATATCGCCGCGGGCAGACGCTTGTGTCGGCGCTGCAGGACGTGACCCTCGATGTGAAGGCGGGAGAGTTCTGTGCCTTCGTCGGGCCGAGCGGGTGCGGGAAGAGCACGTTGCTGAATCTGATCGGCGGGCTGGATCAGCCCACTTCGGGAACCATCGCCATTGAGAACCGGCTTGTGACCCATGCGAGCGCCACCGAATGGACCCGCTTGCGACGCGAGTTGATCGGAATCGTCTTTCAGGCCTTCCACCTGATTCCCGGCCTGACGGTTGCGGAGAATGTCGCACTGCCTTTGCTGCTGAGGGGGGAACGGGGGGCCGCGGTGGCCCAGCGGGTCAACGAAGTCCTGGAAGCGGTGCGGATGGACAGGCGACGTTCGCACCGGCCCGGCGAGTTGTCGGGAGGGGAGCAGCAGCGTGTCGCGATTGCCCGGGCGATCGTGCATCGGCCACGACTTGTACTGGCGGATGAACCGACCGGGAATCTCGATTCCAAACAAGGGGCGGACATCGTCAGCCTGTTCCGTACATTACCGCAACGGTTCGGTCACTCGGTGTTGCTGGTGACGCACAGTGACAGTGCGGCCGGCGCAGCCGACTATGTGTGGCATATGCGGGACGGCCGGCTGGTGAATTGTGTCCGGCAATAG
- a CDS encoding dihydroorotate oxidase gives MDLSVTIAGIKFPTCFMNASGALCVTREELIALGRSRAGAIVTKSMTLEPRVGNPEPRYYGFPGGSINSMGLPNLGYRAYAEMIPELTRFGKPVIASIAGLCEDDFLTMARAINQARPDLIEVNLSCPNIPGKPQIAYDPVDSERLLKRVRPLITVPMGVKLPPYFDPAHHAVMAEVIRRCGVDYLNLINSVGNGLVVDPKRETPVIKPKGGFGGLGGSLIKPVALANVRAFWKLLEGRIPIIGTGGVVQGIDAFEHVLCGASAVQVGTALVEEGVAVFERLERELAAELAARGKQSLEDCRGKLKEL, from the coding sequence ATGGATCTGAGTGTCACTATTGCGGGAATAAAGTTTCCGACCTGTTTCATGAATGCCTCCGGAGCGCTCTGTGTGACGCGGGAGGAACTCATTGCACTGGGGCGATCCCGTGCGGGCGCCATCGTGACTAAATCGATGACCCTGGAGCCACGGGTCGGTAATCCTGAACCGCGGTATTACGGATTTCCGGGGGGCTCCATCAATTCCATGGGGCTGCCGAATCTCGGGTATCGAGCCTACGCGGAGATGATTCCGGAACTCACCCGTTTCGGTAAACCCGTGATCGCCAGCATTGCCGGCCTGTGCGAGGACGACTTTCTCACGATGGCGCGTGCGATCAATCAGGCGCGGCCCGATCTCATCGAGGTCAATCTCTCCTGTCCGAACATTCCCGGTAAGCCGCAGATCGCCTATGATCCGGTCGATTCGGAACGGTTGCTCAAGCGGGTGCGACCGCTCATCACCGTCCCCATGGGCGTCAAACTACCGCCCTATTTCGATCCGGCGCACCACGCGGTGATGGCGGAGGTGATTCGACGCTGCGGGGTCGACTACCTCAATTTGATCAACTCTGTGGGCAACGGTCTGGTCGTGGACCCGAAGCGTGAAACGCCGGTCATCAAGCCGAAGGGCGGGTTCGGCGGGTTGGGAGGATCGTTGATCAAGCCGGTTGCGTTGGCCAATGTGCGGGCGTTCTGGAAGTTGCTGGAGGGACGTATCCCCATCATCGGGACCGGTGGAGTCGTGCAGGGGATCGATGCCTTCGAGCATGTGCTGTGCGGTGCGTCGGCGGTTCAGGTGGGGACGGCGCTGGTCGAAGAGGGTGTGGCGGTGTTTGAGCGATTGGAGCGCGAGCTGGCGGCTGAGTTGGCCGCCCGGGGCAAGCAGTCCCTTGAGGACTGTCGGGGGAAACTGAAAGAGCTGTAA
- a CDS encoding response regulator transcription factor yields MALRKRPQSRKPAKTSKAASSTKKKKPARVVKPVPVRAKRSEGLTPRQKEILKLVSQGNTNRDIARRLDISVRTVEVHRFNLMRRLKVRNVAQLLRQALQQGFLPKNFAFR; encoded by the coding sequence ATGGCACTACGCAAACGACCTCAATCCAGAAAGCCCGCGAAGACCTCCAAGGCCGCTTCATCGACCAAGAAGAAAAAACCCGCAAGGGTCGTAAAGCCGGTGCCCGTGCGCGCGAAACGGTCCGAGGGACTGACGCCCAGGCAGAAAGAAATTCTAAAACTGGTGTCCCAAGGAAATACCAACCGCGACATCGCCCGACGCCTGGACATCAGCGTGCGCACCGTTGAGGTGCATCGGTTCAATCTGATGCGGCGATTGAAAGTCCGCAATGTCGCGCAGCTACTCCGTCAAGCGTTGCAACAGGGATTTCTTCCGAAGAACTTCGCCTTCCGATAA
- a CDS encoding ABC transporter permease, which yields MPLISSALVEVCARLGWTHLSTHPGRTLLTIIGVGLGVAATIAVQTANVDVLRSFEDSVLAVAGPVTLEVSAGEAGMDERLIASVRGITGVDSAKPVGEIGVRAAGRSQSFLILGLDLLEELNAMQGRLPATLETLWRAGEGDEMEGLLAPSGVLLGQGLASELGVGSKALLNLEAGGREVSVVVTGVMGRRAGGPSAWDHLAVMDIAAFQRTFGLSGRLDRIDVVTQPSASVEQVAEAIARILPPAVTVRRPIQRSQQVESMVAAFQLNLSVLSMVGLLVGMFLIYNTVSFTVAQRRREVGILRAIGMSEPMVVGLFLAEAGVFGVAGGVLGGTLGLVLGNVLVGLVGRTIQDLYVPMADAPRTFGFPPGSSRLFIEAIVIGGGVSILGALGPSLDAGRTMVVAALAPGEYDVAQRVRAASLGGVGGGLLLFAVGCALAGPVGGVPVFGYLATFCLLAGLSCLVPILMQWVCRTRELGAASASPSLGGAIRHIAREQTSRGIGRNAVTVSAFLVGVAIMVGVMVMIRSFRDTVEMWIDQTVMADFIVAPAGWPHVVRGGSSGQALPGAWRTRLAGSAHVSAVDAYRDVRIEVEGRPTALVSRDLALHGARSRYLFLEGDSAVILSRAAAGEGVILSEVVANHLHVVRDSQVSIATPVGEKSLPVLGVFYDYATDGGKIVIDRSLYQQWWNDDGVTVFPVYIDPGVDLEQARAALLETLAEGSRGSLLPTVLSNGELRREILRIFDRTFTLTYVLEAIAVIIAMLGIINTLVTSVVERRRELATLQALGSSRGQITALILWEAGYLGLLGTAMGLLGGLALAWILIRVINRQSFGWTIQISWPLGLMAEVAVLALVASLLAGFWPARWAGRQPLVEGLRYE from the coding sequence ATGCCGCTGATTTCCTCTGCCCTAGTCGAGGTCTGTGCCCGTCTTGGATGGACACATTTGTCCACTCATCCCGGTCGCACGCTTCTTACGATCATCGGCGTCGGGTTGGGCGTTGCGGCGACGATCGCGGTTCAGACTGCCAACGTGGACGTCCTGCGATCGTTCGAGGACTCAGTCTTAGCCGTGGCCGGTCCTGTCACGCTGGAGGTATCGGCCGGAGAAGCGGGCATGGATGAGCGCCTGATCGCTTCCGTGAGAGGTATCACCGGTGTGGATTCAGCTAAACCGGTGGGAGAGATCGGGGTTCGAGCGGCCGGCCGTTCCCAATCGTTCCTCATTCTTGGCCTGGACCTCCTGGAAGAGTTGAATGCCATGCAGGGGCGTCTCCCTGCGACGCTAGAGACTCTGTGGCGAGCAGGTGAGGGGGATGAAATGGAAGGCCTCCTGGCTCCAAGCGGAGTCCTGCTCGGGCAGGGGCTGGCCTCTGAGCTGGGAGTCGGATCAAAGGCCCTGCTAAACCTTGAGGCCGGTGGCCGGGAAGTGTCCGTTGTGGTCACAGGGGTGATGGGCCGTCGGGCCGGGGGGCCGTCGGCATGGGACCATCTGGCCGTGATGGATATTGCGGCTTTTCAACGGACCTTCGGTTTGAGCGGCCGGTTGGATCGAATCGACGTGGTGACGCAGCCCTCCGCGTCGGTCGAACAGGTGGCCGAAGCGATCGCAAGGATCCTGCCTCCGGCCGTCACGGTGCGCCGTCCGATCCAACGCAGCCAGCAAGTCGAATCGATGGTGGCTGCATTCCAATTGAATCTCTCTGTGCTGAGCATGGTGGGGCTCCTGGTCGGGATGTTCCTCATTTATAACACCGTGTCTTTCACCGTGGCGCAACGCCGGCGGGAGGTGGGAATCCTGCGCGCGATCGGGATGTCGGAGCCTATGGTCGTGGGCCTGTTCCTTGCGGAGGCGGGAGTATTCGGTGTGGCCGGTGGGGTTCTGGGGGGGACTCTGGGATTGGTTCTGGGGAATGTGCTCGTCGGTTTGGTCGGTCGGACCATTCAGGACCTCTATGTCCCGATGGCGGATGCGCCAAGAACCTTTGGTTTTCCGCCGGGATCAAGCCGGCTATTCATCGAAGCGATTGTGATCGGTGGCGGAGTGTCAATCCTGGGAGCATTGGGACCCAGTCTGGATGCCGGACGTACCATGGTGGTTGCGGCCCTTGCTCCCGGGGAATACGATGTGGCTCAGCGAGTTCGTGCTGCCTCACTGGGGGGCGTGGGTGGCGGTTTGCTGCTTTTCGCTGTGGGATGTGCGCTGGCCGGACCGGTCGGCGGGGTTCCGGTCTTCGGGTATCTGGCGACGTTCTGTCTGCTTGCCGGTCTCTCCTGCCTGGTTCCGATCCTCATGCAGTGGGTCTGCCGCACCCGAGAGTTGGGGGCCGCTTCCGCGTCGCCATCGTTGGGGGGCGCCATTCGCCACATTGCGCGGGAGCAGACGTCGCGGGGGATAGGCCGGAATGCGGTGACCGTCTCTGCCTTTCTCGTCGGGGTCGCGATTATGGTCGGGGTCATGGTGATGATTCGGAGTTTTCGCGACACGGTCGAGATGTGGATCGATCAGACGGTCATGGCCGATTTCATCGTAGCTCCGGCCGGATGGCCCCATGTGGTTCGCGGCGGGTCGTCGGGCCAAGCTTTGCCTGGTGCCTGGCGAACTCGCCTGGCCGGGTCAGCGCATGTGTCGGCGGTCGATGCGTACCGCGATGTGCGCATCGAAGTGGAGGGGCGGCCGACCGCGTTGGTATCCCGAGATTTAGCGCTTCATGGGGCACGCAGCCGCTATCTCTTTCTGGAAGGTGACTCGGCGGTAATTCTGAGTCGTGCCGCGGCGGGAGAAGGGGTCATCCTCTCGGAAGTGGTGGCTAATCACCTGCATGTGGTCAGGGATAGTCAGGTTTCGATTGCGACACCGGTGGGGGAAAAATCGCTGCCGGTTCTGGGGGTCTTTTACGACTACGCGACCGATGGCGGGAAGATTGTCATCGACCGGTCGTTATACCAACAATGGTGGAACGATGACGGCGTGACGGTGTTTCCTGTGTATATCGATCCGGGAGTCGACTTGGAACAGGCCAGGGCTGCCCTGCTTGAAACGCTGGCTGAGGGCTCCCGCGGGAGTCTGTTGCCGACGGTGTTGAGCAACGGAGAATTGCGCCGGGAAATTCTGCGAATTTTCGACCGGACCTTCACGTTGACCTATGTTCTGGAAGCCATCGCGGTCATCATCGCCATGCTGGGAATCATCAATACGTTGGTGACGTCGGTGGTCGAGCGGCGTCGGGAACTGGCCACGTTGCAGGCGCTTGGCAGCAGCCGGGGACAGATCACGGCCCTGATTCTCTGGGAAGCCGGCTATCTGGGGCTGTTGGGAACGGCGATGGGATTGCTCGGCGGGCTTGCGCTCGCCTGGATTTTAATCCGGGTCATCAACCGGCAGTCGTTCGGCTGGACGATCCAGATTTCATGGCCACTGGGGTTGATGGCGGAAGTGGCGGTCTTAGCCCTTGTGGCATCGCTCCTCGCCGGGTTCTGGCCGGCCCGTTGGGCCGGCCGGCAACCGCTGGTTGAGGGGCTCCGTTACGAATGA
- the bioB gene encoding biotin synthase BioB, translating to MTDFTILADKALRDEILTHEESLAVLQTPDSRLLELLQAAFTVRERYFGKTVRLQMLLNAKSGACQEDCGYCSQSAISKAPIERYGLLSQDQMVTGARRAAAAKAQRYCIVISGRSPIDRDIADIASAVRSIKQEVPIQICCSLGLLNERQAKDLKAAGVDRINHNLNTSEAYHPEICTTHTFQDRLATIRHARTAGLEICSGGIVGMGESDEDLIDLALALREVKPDSIPINTLHPASGTPMEHCAPLTPQRCLKALCLFRFLHPRTEIRIAGGREHNLRSLQPLALYPADSVFVNGYLTTPGQPAAEVWRMIEDLGFEIQVDAVPTKEGVPASEPVAGLHS from the coding sequence ATGACTGACTTCACCATCCTGGCCGATAAGGCCTTGCGGGACGAAATACTCACCCACGAGGAATCCCTCGCCGTATTGCAGACACCGGACTCTCGACTGCTGGAACTCCTGCAGGCGGCGTTCACCGTTCGTGAACGCTATTTCGGCAAGACGGTTCGCCTGCAAATGCTCTTGAACGCCAAGAGCGGCGCGTGCCAGGAAGACTGCGGCTACTGTTCGCAATCGGCCATCTCCAAGGCTCCGATCGAGCGCTATGGACTGCTCTCGCAAGACCAGATGGTCACCGGCGCCCGCCGTGCGGCAGCCGCAAAGGCCCAACGGTACTGTATCGTCATCAGCGGCCGCAGCCCGATCGACCGGGACATCGCCGATATCGCCTCCGCCGTGCGCTCCATCAAACAGGAAGTTCCGATTCAGATCTGCTGCTCCCTGGGTCTTCTCAACGAACGCCAGGCCAAGGACTTGAAAGCTGCCGGGGTGGACCGAATCAATCACAACCTGAACACGAGCGAAGCCTACCATCCGGAAATCTGTACGACGCACACCTTCCAAGACCGGCTGGCCACCATCCGTCATGCGCGGACGGCCGGACTCGAAATTTGTTCCGGTGGTATCGTCGGAATGGGAGAAAGCGATGAGGACTTGATCGACCTCGCGTTGGCCCTCCGTGAGGTTAAACCGGACTCGATTCCCATCAACACACTCCACCCGGCATCCGGCACTCCGATGGAGCATTGTGCCCCGCTGACGCCGCAACGATGCCTGAAGGCCCTGTGCCTCTTCCGATTCCTGCACCCCCGAACGGAAATCCGTATCGCCGGAGGCCGCGAGCATAACCTGCGCAGCTTGCAGCCGCTCGCGCTCTATCCGGCGGATTCAGTGTTTGTCAACGGATACCTCACCACGCCGGGTCAACCGGCGGCAGAGGTGTGGCGAATGATCGAAGACCTGGGGTTCGAGATCCAGGTGGACGCAGTGCCGACCAAGGAGGGAGTTCCTGCGTCAGAGCCAGTCGCGGGCCTTCATTCGTAA
- a CDS encoding tetratricopeptide repeat protein produces the protein MFRLLSTIFLVSVGIFLYSYFRELNPGFITVRTSPDALFELSPVSLVLFSMALGATLVALIVTIKETSHVFMNWRTNRLVRRKEKVDALHRDGTHAFMSKRTADAVNLFERALVIDPNRTDSLLWLGNIYRSESNFTEAIRLHQQAHRIEERNVEVLLELAKDLEGARRYEDALQTLQNILRIEPDNLMALIRKRDLQIRLEKWSDALEIQHRLVKANLPESERRAESNLLLGCMYEVGRQLLERGHPDKARRYFRGAIKKDRTFLPAYIGIGEILVREGKTKNAVEILKKIYAKTRSIIILHRLEELFLELGEPDEIIRVYQEALQQDPHNAVIQFYLGKLYYRLEMVDEAYDVLATLDGTQEQLVDYHKIMANLYLRKQHMDEAVGELKKALGFKKRVVVPYQCTQCHHELAEWSGRCRRCGRWNTYVALPWRDANQPDTDQDGQASRIPNVPYQGIASPFETV, from the coding sequence ATGTTTCGGCTCCTCTCCACGATCTTCCTCGTCAGCGTCGGCATCTTTCTCTACAGCTATTTTCGCGAACTCAACCCCGGCTTCATTACGGTTCGGACCAGCCCGGACGCGCTGTTCGAACTGAGCCCCGTCTCATTAGTCCTGTTCTCGATGGCCCTGGGCGCCACACTGGTAGCCCTCATCGTCACGATCAAAGAAACCTCTCATGTGTTCATGAATTGGCGGACCAATCGCCTCGTCCGTCGCAAAGAGAAGGTCGATGCCCTGCATCGGGACGGGACACACGCCTTCATGTCCAAGCGGACGGCCGATGCCGTGAATCTGTTTGAACGCGCGCTGGTGATCGATCCGAATCGAACGGATTCGCTGCTCTGGCTCGGGAACATTTACCGTTCCGAGAGCAATTTCACGGAAGCGATCCGACTCCACCAGCAGGCCCACCGCATTGAGGAACGCAATGTGGAAGTCCTGCTCGAATTGGCCAAGGATCTGGAAGGCGCCCGACGATACGAGGACGCGCTCCAAACGCTCCAGAACATTCTCCGCATCGAGCCGGATAACCTAATGGCGTTGATCCGCAAACGTGATCTGCAAATCCGGCTGGAGAAATGGAGCGATGCGCTCGAAATTCAACACCGGCTGGTCAAAGCGAACCTCCCGGAAAGCGAACGGCGAGCCGAATCAAATTTGCTCCTCGGGTGTATGTATGAAGTCGGACGGCAACTCCTGGAACGCGGACACCCGGACAAAGCCCGTCGCTACTTCCGTGGCGCGATCAAGAAAGATCGGACGTTCCTCCCGGCCTACATCGGTATCGGTGAGATTCTAGTCCGTGAAGGAAAAACCAAAAACGCGGTCGAAATTCTCAAGAAGATCTATGCCAAGACTCGGAGCATCATCATCCTGCACCGGCTGGAAGAACTCTTTTTGGAGCTGGGCGAGCCGGACGAGATCATCCGCGTCTACCAGGAGGCGCTCCAGCAGGACCCCCACAATGCCGTGATCCAGTTCTACCTCGGGAAACTTTACTATCGGCTGGAAATGGTCGATGAAGCCTATGACGTGCTCGCAACGCTCGACGGAACGCAGGAGCAACTCGTCGACTACCATAAGATCATGGCCAACTTGTACCTGCGTAAGCAGCACATGGACGAGGCCGTGGGAGAGCTCAAGAAGGCCTTGGGCTTCAAGAAACGGGTCGTGGTGCCCTACCAATGCACCCAGTGCCACCATGAACTGGCCGAATGGTCAGGTCGTTGCCGGCGATGCGGACGATGGAACACCTACGTCGCCCTTCCCTGGCGGGACGCGAACCAGCCCGATACCGACCAGGACGGCCAGGCTTCGCGCATCCCGAACGTCCCTTATCAAGGCATTGCATCTCCATTTGAAACCGTGTAG
- the rsfS gene encoding ribosome silencing factor, translated as MSVSESKAKALAVASAILDKKATDVLILHIATLTSVADYLVIGSGESERQARAMADHVSDVLTAQGHRPLSTEGASSAKWVVMDFGDVIVHIFQKDIREHYALERLWGDAGQVRLPEERAVKAAPPTRTTTRPARTRKRV; from the coding sequence GTGAGCGTCTCTGAATCAAAGGCCAAAGCTCTCGCGGTGGCAAGCGCCATCCTGGACAAAAAAGCCACCGATGTTCTCATCCTGCATATCGCCACACTGACCTCTGTCGCCGACTATCTGGTCATCGGTTCCGGGGAATCGGAGCGTCAAGCGCGGGCCATGGCGGACCACGTGAGCGACGTGCTCACGGCACAAGGTCACCGGCCGCTCAGCACTGAAGGTGCATCGTCAGCCAAGTGGGTCGTCATGGACTTTGGTGACGTGATCGTCCACATTTTCCAAAAGGATATTCGCGAACACTACGCCCTCGAACGACTGTGGGGCGACGCGGGACAAGTTCGATTGCCGGAAGAGCGGGCGGTAAAAGCCGCGCCCCCGACACGAACCACCACACGTCCGGCGCGCACCCGGAAACGGGTCTAG
- the nadD gene encoding nicotinate-nucleotide adenylyltransferase, whose protein sequence is MRLGLLGGSFNPIHRCHLSIAQSARQLLQLDRVLFIPTGDPPHKQPGTLAAASHRYRMVQLAIQGIPEFALTDLEIQRAGKSYSIDTVRAIQQEYGPKSALFFIIGLDAFLDLPSWKEADTLLMSCHFVVISRPSTTFQAMAAIPLFRDVPQTTLTTLDEARQERADVAITNGQTLTFLRLPPCDVSASEIRARLRNGASLANLLPTPVESYILREGLYREDSERL, encoded by the coding sequence ATGCGCCTGGGACTCTTGGGGGGCAGTTTTAATCCGATCCACCGGTGCCACCTCTCGATTGCCCAATCTGCCCGGCAGCTCCTGCAATTGGATCGCGTGCTGTTCATCCCGACCGGTGATCCCCCGCACAAACAACCGGGCACGCTGGCCGCAGCCTCGCACCGGTACCGCATGGTCCAGCTTGCCATCCAGGGCATCCCTGAATTCGCACTCACCGATCTTGAAATCCAACGCGCCGGCAAGTCCTACTCCATCGACACGGTCCGCGCGATCCAGCAGGAATACGGCCCCAAGAGCGCCCTCTTTTTCATCATCGGACTGGATGCGTTTCTCGACCTGCCCTCGTGGAAAGAAGCGGACACTCTCCTGATGAGCTGCCACTTCGTCGTCATTTCAAGACCCTCCACGACCTTTCAGGCAATGGCCGCAATCCCGCTCTTCCGGGACGTGCCGCAAACCACCCTGACCACCCTGGACGAAGCGCGACAAGAACGAGCGGACGTGGCCATTACAAACGGGCAGACACTCACATTCCTGCGGTTGCCCCCCTGCGACGTGTCCGCCTCGGAGATCAGGGCACGGCTGCGCAACGGCGCCTCTCTGGCAAATCTGTTGCCCACCCCTGTCGAATCCTATATACTTCGCGAGGGGTTATACAGGGAGGACAGTGAGCGTCTCTGA